The region CTGCATGCTCGAGGGATCGCCTACGGTGATGTCGTGCTGGGCCATCCGAGTGCGCTTCCGGTCGCCGGCGAGGTCTACGGCTATCCGCCCGCGTGGCCGACGGCCTTCTCGCCGCACGCCGATGAGCTCGGCGAGCTGCGCACGCTGTGCGAGGAGGTGTCGCGGCGCTTCACGAAGCAATGGAACGACGCGGCTGCAGCCATCGAGCCGCACGCGGAGCCCGTCGCCGATGCATTCGCGCTGCACGGCTCCACCGTGCTCTACAACTACCCGGCCCAGCTCGCTGCGGGCGACGGGCGGACCCTGCCGCCGCATCGCTTCCTCGGATCGACGCCGCGTGACGAACCTGTCATCTCCTCGGTCGATGAGTGGATGGCCACCGGGGAGCCGTATGTGTACGTGAGCTTCGGGAGCTTCCTGTCCGTCCGCGGCGATGTACTCGCGCGCGTGGCTGCGGCTCTGCGCGCGGTCGGCGTGCGTGCGGCGATCGCGACAGGCACGACCGACGCAGCGGAACTCGGCCACATCCCCGACGGCTGGCTGATCGCCGAGTATCTGCCGCAGGTACGTCTGCTCTCGTCCGCCGCCGCGGCAGTGACGCACGGAGGCAACAACTCCGTCACCGAAGCGGTCGCCAGCGGGGTTCCGCTGATGGTGCTGCCCTTCTCGACCGACCAGTTCGCGGGTGCTGCTGCGATCGAGCGCGCGGGTGTGGGCCGTGTACTGGATCCCAACGCGGCATCGATCGACCAGCTCGCGGCGGCTCTGCGGGAGATCGTCGATCCGGCGTTCACCGGGCGCGCGGCCCTGAGGGC is a window of Microbacterium esteraromaticum DNA encoding:
- a CDS encoding glycosyltransferase; this encodes MTLLIISPDYASHLLPLASLGTAWRDDGHEVVVATGPATAAIVSDFGYRRTDLRLGRGANGGVIRSSEQQTEEAESLEGFFAATRIGMVSTLAYQASERLTDLMWQPVDAAQATLRIIKDVSPDAILVDHLAYSARVALHARGIAYGDVVLGHPSALPVAGEVYGYPPAWPTAFSPHADELGELRTLCEEVSRRFTKQWNDAAAAIEPHAEPVADAFALHGSTVLYNYPAQLAAGDGRTLPPHRFLGSTPRDEPVISSVDEWMATGEPYVYVSFGSFLSVRGDVLARVAAALRAVGVRAAIATGTTDAAELGHIPDGWLIAEYLPQVRLLSSAAAAVTHGGNNSVTEAVASGVPLMVLPFSTDQFAGAAAIERAGVGRVLDPNAASIDQLAAALREIVDPAFTGRAALRAAADEQQAHPGPSIARTVVPTIQGTVPGSGTTPTSRPIADGEPAAAR